A single region of the Acidobacteriota bacterium genome encodes:
- a CDS encoding NTP transferase domain-containing protein, which translates to MSLTLLVLAAGMGSRYGGLKQIDPVGPGGETLLDYSVYDAVRAGFDRVVFIVRGDMESDFRSAVGSKIEQQVPVEYCRQELEMVPGWFSIPPGRRKPWGTGHAVWAARDAIDGNFAAVNADDFYGAGSYRELAGHLRQAADGRQGDYGMVGFRLRETLSDHGTVARGVCRSRQGLLKQVVELTRIARTGDGAVHSDPQGRARNLSGDELVSMNMWGFTPGIFDHLERAFARFLRERGGEDGAEFMIPTLVNDLVAAGQARVRVLRSADAWFGVTYREDRDRVTSQIRELVRRGSYPTPLWQ; encoded by the coding sequence ATGAGCCTGACGTTGCTGGTGCTGGCTGCGGGGATGGGAAGCCGCTACGGGGGCCTCAAGCAGATCGACCCGGTGGGACCCGGCGGGGAGACGCTGTTGGACTATTCCGTCTACGACGCCGTCCGCGCCGGCTTCGATCGCGTGGTCTTCATCGTGCGCGGGGATATGGAGTCCGATTTCCGGTCTGCGGTGGGGAGCAAGATCGAGCAGCAGGTTCCGGTGGAATACTGCCGCCAGGAGTTGGAAATGGTTCCCGGGTGGTTCTCCATTCCGCCCGGGCGCCGCAAGCCCTGGGGCACAGGCCATGCCGTATGGGCGGCCCGGGACGCCATCGACGGGAACTTCGCCGCCGTCAACGCCGACGACTTCTACGGCGCCGGCTCCTACCGGGAACTGGCGGGCCACCTCCGGCAGGCGGCGGACGGCCGCCAGGGAGACTACGGCATGGTGGGGTTCCGCCTGCGCGAGACGCTCTCGGATCACGGCACGGTGGCCCGGGGGGTCTGCCGCAGCCGTCAGGGCCTTTTGAAGCAGGTCGTCGAGCTGACCCGTATCGCCAGGACCGGTGACGGAGCCGTTCATTCCGATCCGCAGGGACGGGCCCGGAACCTCTCCGGAGACGAGCTGGTCTCCATGAACATGTGGGGTTTCACTCCCGGCATCTTCGACCATCTTGAACGGGCCTTCGCCCGCTTCCTGCGAGAGCGGGGCGGGGAAGACGGGGCCGAGTTCATGATTCCCACCCTGGTCAACGACCTTGTCGCCGCTGGCCAGGCGAGGGTCCGCGTGCTCCGATCCGCCGATGCATGGTTCGGGGTCACCTACCGCGAGGACCGGGACCGGGTCACGAGTCAGATTCGGGAACTGGTGCGCCGTGGATCCTATCCGACTCCCCTTTGGCAATAA
- a CDS encoding DUF1501 domain-containing protein has translation MHLPESPQLPGPNSISRRQLLARSGLGFGSIALAGLLDSENLLGTPALDKPGRPYMDLKPRKGHFPGPAKAVIQLVQNGGPSQMDLFDPKPELTRRAGQPHPDGVEIHQPNNLNILMPCPYEFKKHGQSGMEIAEVLPQLSGVADELCMVRSMYSVHNNHPEGLNNLLTSQIFPGRPVMGSWISYALGTENQNLPAYVVLRAPEGYSVSGKILWSSGWLPALYQGVEFSSIGTPVHHLQQEVPLPPGVQRQSLDLLARLNQRHLVHHPETSELEARIQNYELAARMQLAAADILDLSRESEATRKMYGLDNPLTAPYATRCLMARRLVESGVRFVQVFSGKGQPWDSHDNLKTNLAKICAKTDQPTAALIKDLKSRGLLESTVIMWAGEFGRLPTTQNSDGRDHNRNAFTILFAGGGFKPGLTYGATDEFAYKAVENRVSCPDMQATLYRLLGIDHSRLTYRHGGREETPTNLAITGAKVVDDLIEHPLPGA, from the coding sequence ATGCATCTACCTGAAAGCCCTCAACTTCCGGGGCCCAATTCCATTTCCCGGCGGCAACTTCTGGCCCGGTCCGGACTCGGTTTCGGCAGCATCGCCCTGGCCGGTCTCCTGGATTCCGAAAACCTCCTGGGAACTCCGGCGCTCGACAAGCCCGGGCGGCCCTACATGGACCTCAAGCCGCGGAAAGGTCACTTTCCGGGTCCGGCCAAGGCGGTGATTCAACTGGTCCAGAACGGCGGACCCAGCCAGATGGATCTCTTCGACCCCAAGCCTGAGCTCACCAGGAGAGCCGGCCAGCCCCATCCCGACGGCGTCGAGATCCACCAGCCCAACAACCTGAACATCCTCATGCCCTGCCCCTACGAGTTCAAAAAACACGGGCAGTCGGGCATGGAAATCGCGGAAGTGCTGCCCCAACTGAGCGGCGTGGCCGACGAACTCTGCATGGTCCGGTCCATGTACTCGGTGCACAACAACCATCCCGAGGGGCTCAACAACCTCCTCACCTCCCAGATCTTTCCGGGGCGTCCGGTGATGGGCTCCTGGATCAGCTACGCCCTGGGGACCGAAAACCAGAACCTTCCCGCCTACGTGGTGCTCCGGGCTCCGGAGGGGTACAGCGTCAGCGGAAAGATCCTCTGGTCCAGCGGCTGGCTGCCGGCCCTCTACCAGGGGGTCGAGTTCAGCTCCATCGGAACCCCCGTGCATCACCTTCAGCAGGAGGTGCCCCTGCCGCCGGGCGTGCAGCGGCAGAGCCTCGACCTGTTGGCCCGTCTCAACCAACGGCATCTCGTCCATCACCCGGAAACGTCGGAGTTGGAAGCCCGGATCCAGAACTACGAGCTGGCGGCGAGGATGCAGTTGGCGGCGGCCGACATTTTGGATCTCTCCCGGGAGTCGGAGGCCACCCGAAAGATGTACGGCCTGGACAACCCTCTGACCGCCCCCTACGCGACCCGCTGTCTCATGGCTCGGCGCCTGGTGGAATCGGGAGTCCGGTTCGTGCAGGTCTTCTCCGGCAAGGGCCAGCCCTGGGACAGCCACGACAACCTCAAGACCAATCTGGCCAAGATCTGCGCCAAGACGGACCAGCCGACGGCCGCACTGATCAAGGACCTCAAGAGCCGGGGCCTGCTCGAGAGCACCGTCATCATGTGGGCCGGCGAGTTCGGCCGGCTCCCCACGACGCAGAACTCCGACGGGCGGGACCACAACCGCAATGCCTTCACCATCCTGTTCGCCGGTGGGGGATTCAAGCCCGGTCTGACCTACGGCGCCACCGACGAGTTCGCTTACAAGGCGGTGGAGAACCGGGTGAGTTGCCCCGACATGCAGGCCACGCTCTATCGGCTGCTGGGGATCGACCACTCTCGCCTGACCTACCGCCACGGCGGCCGGGAGGAGACGCCCACCAACCTGGCCATCACTGGCGCCAAGGTGGTGGACGACCTCATCGAGCACCCCCTTCCCGGAGCCTGA
- a CDS encoding PSD1 and planctomycete cytochrome C domain-containing protein, whose amino-acid sequence MRSGPVLQGALPLLFCGVLAAAPGPTFEKDVLPIFTAHCFACHGGTSMIGLDLRTAQSVMKGSHNGPVLVPGDSAESLLYQKISAREMPPKAFTLDLSDAQIETIKGWIEAGAPHEKVQPLLAADQVERFNHQALPIFEAKCLACHGQEPPPGGLDLRTLEATLKGSENGPVVVEGASELSILIRMVSAGSMPPPGVGSPLTEEEIDGLRAWIDSSRFGPDLITEERETFSLAEAPPITGEDRNFWAYRKPVAAPVPRVKDRKQVRTPIDAFVLARLEAKGLGISPEESRPTLMRRAYFDLIGLPPTPEEMEKFLSDSRSDAYERLVNRLLESPHYGERWGRHWLDLMGYTDVTGFDNDLPITNLFEGIWRYRDWVVEALNQDKPYDRFLTEQLAGDELVDWRSARQYTPETVRLLTATGYMRSSMDRTDSDIVNLPGERYSVIFDMVERVSTGVMALTVGCARCHSHKFDPIPQRDYYRLMAVFTPAFNPMRWKQPKDRFLPDVSRADQKDIERHNAEIDAPQKKLKEKLTALRKPYEEMLLDKKLEPISHEIRSDVKTAWQMPEEKRDEIQKYLAEKFGTLLEVKPEEVDQALSEEHKAEAAGFRKKIDTLEGYRRSFNRIEALFDVGPPPVTRLLQRGDIESPGPRVTPGGLAVLSPPGEESIRRPEETRGETSGYRLGLAKWLTSRDHPLTARVMVNRVWHHLMGRGIVATPGNFGRNGSPPTHPELLDWLAVDFMENGWSVKRLIRTIMTSSVYRQALRQPDGAPGETVDPENLLLWRMNLKRLEAETLRDAILAASGRLDRSLGGTPALLEFDAAGLQTVGGEEPDTRNPLRRSLYILARRNYPLNFLEAFDYPKVTVNCTRRVNSVTPIQSLTLMNDPFVVEEAGHLARRVRDLAGESPEDRVRMAYLLTLSRQPKPEEVRIGRDHLRKQERNYRFANATPEKASEAALSNLCQTLFATNEFLYLE is encoded by the coding sequence ATGAGATCCGGACCGGTCTTGCAAGGGGCGTTGCCGCTGCTTTTCTGCGGCGTTCTGGCCGCCGCTCCCGGGCCCACCTTCGAAAAGGACGTGCTCCCCATCTTCACGGCCCACTGCTTCGCCTGCCATGGGGGCACCTCCATGATCGGCCTGGACCTGCGCACGGCCCAGTCGGTCATGAAGGGATCTCACAACGGTCCGGTGTTGGTGCCGGGCGACTCTGCCGAAAGCCTGCTCTACCAAAAAATTTCTGCCCGGGAGATGCCGCCCAAGGCCTTCACCCTGGACCTGTCCGACGCTCAGATCGAAACCATCAAAGGCTGGATCGAGGCGGGTGCGCCTCATGAGAAGGTCCAACCTCTTCTGGCCGCGGATCAGGTGGAGCGGTTCAACCACCAGGCGCTGCCCATCTTCGAAGCCAAGTGCCTCGCCTGCCACGGTCAGGAACCCCCACCCGGAGGTCTGGATCTGAGGACGCTGGAGGCCACCCTCAAGGGGAGTGAAAACGGCCCCGTCGTCGTGGAGGGAGCGTCCGAGCTGAGCATACTGATCCGCATGGTCTCCGCCGGGAGCATGCCCCCGCCCGGAGTCGGATCTCCCCTCACCGAAGAGGAGATCGACGGTCTTCGGGCCTGGATCGATTCCTCCCGCTTCGGACCCGATCTCATCACCGAAGAGCGGGAGACCTTCAGTTTGGCGGAGGCGCCTCCCATCACCGGGGAAGATCGGAATTTCTGGGCTTACCGCAAGCCTGTGGCCGCTCCGGTGCCTCGAGTCAAGGACCGGAAGCAGGTCCGAACTCCCATCGACGCCTTCGTCCTGGCCAGGCTGGAAGCCAAGGGTCTGGGAATTTCCCCCGAGGAGTCGCGGCCGACACTGATGCGCCGCGCTTATTTCGATCTCATCGGTCTGCCCCCGACCCCGGAGGAGATGGAGAAGTTTCTTTCCGATTCCCGCTCGGACGCTTATGAACGCTTGGTGAACCGGCTGCTGGAGTCGCCCCACTACGGGGAGCGCTGGGGCCGCCACTGGCTGGACCTGATGGGCTATACCGACGTCACCGGATTCGACAACGATCTTCCCATCACCAACCTCTTCGAGGGAATCTGGCGGTACCGGGACTGGGTGGTGGAGGCCCTCAATCAGGACAAGCCGTATGACCGTTTCCTGACCGAACAACTGGCCGGTGACGAGCTGGTCGACTGGCGGTCCGCCCGGCAGTACACGCCGGAGACGGTCCGGCTCCTGACCGCCACCGGCTACATGCGCAGCAGCATGGACCGGACCGACTCGGACATCGTCAATCTGCCGGGCGAGAGATACTCGGTCATTTTCGACATGGTGGAGCGGGTCTCCACCGGCGTCATGGCCCTCACCGTCGGCTGCGCCCGTTGCCACTCCCACAAGTTCGATCCCATTCCCCAGCGCGACTACTACCGGCTGATGGCCGTCTTCACCCCCGCCTTCAATCCCATGCGTTGGAAGCAGCCCAAGGACCGTTTCCTTCCCGACGTCTCCCGCGCCGACCAGAAGGACATCGAGCGGCACAACGCCGAGATCGACGCGCCTCAGAAGAAGCTGAAGGAGAAGCTGACTGCTCTGCGCAAACCTTACGAGGAGATGCTTCTGGACAAGAAGCTGGAGCCGATCTCCCATGAGATCCGCTCCGATGTGAAGACGGCGTGGCAGATGCCCGAAGAGAAGCGCGACGAGATCCAGAAGTACCTGGCGGAGAAATTCGGGACCCTGTTGGAGGTGAAGCCGGAGGAGGTGGACCAGGCCCTCTCGGAGGAGCACAAGGCGGAGGCGGCAGGGTTTCGGAAGAAGATCGACACCCTCGAGGGGTATCGGCGGAGCTTCAACAGGATCGAGGCGCTGTTCGACGTGGGACCTCCCCCCGTGACCCGTCTGCTGCAGCGGGGAGACATCGAGTCTCCGGGACCCCGGGTCACGCCGGGGGGGTTGGCGGTCCTGAGCCCGCCCGGCGAGGAATCGATCCGGAGACCGGAAGAGACCCGGGGAGAAACCAGCGGCTACCGCCTGGGTCTGGCCAAGTGGCTGACCAGCCGCGACCATCCCTTGACGGCCCGGGTCATGGTCAACCGGGTGTGGCACCACCTCATGGGACGGGGGATCGTGGCCACTCCCGGCAACTTCGGCCGCAACGGTTCTCCGCCCACCCATCCCGAGCTGCTGGACTGGCTGGCGGTGGACTTCATGGAGAACGGCTGGTCCGTGAAGCGGCTGATCCGAACCATCATGACCTCCAGCGTCTACCGCCAAGCCCTGCGGCAGCCGGACGGCGCGCCCGGCGAGACGGTGGATCCCGAGAACCTGCTCCTCTGGCGCATGAACCTGAAGCGCCTGGAGGCGGAGACTCTTCGCGACGCCATCCTGGCGGCCAGCGGGAGATTGGACCGGAGTCTGGGCGGGACGCCGGCGTTGCTCGAGTTCGACGCCGCGGGCCTGCAGACCGTGGGGGGCGAAGAACCGGACACCCGGAACCCGTTGCGCCGCAGCCTCTACATTCTGGCCCGGAGGAACTACCCGCTCAATTTCCTGGAAGCCTTCGACTATCCCAAGGTCACGGTCAACTGCACCCGCAGGGTGAACTCGGTGACGCCGATCCAGTCGCTGACGCTCATGAACGATCCGTTCGTGGTGGAGGAGGCCGGCCACCTGGCGCGGAGGGTCCGGGATCTGGCCGGCGAGAGTCCCGAAGACAGAGTCCGCATGGCCTACCTCCTGACTCTTTCACGTCAACCCAAGCCGGAGGAGGTCCGGATCGGCCGGGATCATCTGCGGAAGCAGGAACGGAACTACCGTTTTGCCAATGCCACTCCGGAGAAGGCGTCCGAGGCGGCGTTGTCCAACCTCTGCCAGACGCTGTTTGCCACGAACGAATTTCTGTATCTGGAATAA
- a CDS encoding amidohydrolase, translating to MSLELRNRIFKQLDSMWLIDPHTHIDPHRPAAETLADILGYHYYTELAHSAGMPREEIEEPGVGPREKTRRLIANLGPVENTVQSSWLVEMARSLLGFEGDRITPDNWEALYDTSERLMSSATWEQDVLRRSRLRRVFLTSDFDDPLEGFDTELYIPCLRADDLVFGLADPAVRRRLEKAAGVSVHDPAGLRRALGSLFRHFASRNARAAAISLPPDFTPAKISEREAAAALDRILPGREDGGLRSRRSLSHFVFWTLAEFCAEFRLPFDLMIGVNRGVYEAGVFQGQDLYDSRVSLIQYRELFNAFPQVTFPISVLASVTNQELTSYAWIFPNVVTHGHWWYSNAPAFLEGDLAARLETVPATKQIGYYSDMYKLEFALPKFAMYKRTLAKVLAERYVIDRGWPEVRAVELGRQVLRGNVDAIFGF from the coding sequence ATGTCCCTGGAACTGCGAAACCGGATCTTCAAGCAATTGGACTCGATGTGGCTCATCGATCCCCACACCCACATCGACCCTCACCGGCCCGCCGCCGAAACGCTGGCCGACATCCTGGGATATCACTACTACACGGAGCTGGCGCACTCCGCCGGCATGCCCCGGGAGGAGATCGAAGAGCCGGGGGTCGGACCCCGGGAAAAGACCAGGCGGCTGATTGCCAACCTGGGGCCGGTGGAAAATACGGTCCAGTCCAGTTGGCTGGTGGAGATGGCCCGGTCGCTGCTCGGCTTCGAAGGCGACCGAATCACGCCCGACAACTGGGAGGCGCTCTACGATACCTCAGAGCGCCTCATGTCCTCGGCGACCTGGGAACAGGACGTGCTCCGGAGGAGCCGTCTCCGGCGCGTGTTCCTGACCAGCGACTTCGACGATCCCCTGGAGGGATTCGACACGGAGTTGTACATTCCCTGTCTCAGGGCCGACGATCTGGTGTTCGGCCTCGCCGATCCTGCCGTGCGCAGGCGCCTGGAAAAAGCGGCAGGCGTCTCCGTCCACGACCCCGCAGGCTTGCGGAGAGCCCTTGGCTCCCTCTTCCGGCATTTCGCCTCCCGCAACGCCCGAGCGGCCGCGATCTCGCTGCCGCCCGACTTCACTCCTGCGAAAATCTCCGAGCGAGAGGCGGCGGCCGCTCTGGACCGCATTCTGCCGGGTAGAGAAGACGGCGGCCTCCGCTCGCGGCGATCGTTGTCCCATTTCGTTTTCTGGACCCTGGCCGAGTTCTGTGCCGAGTTCCGCTTGCCCTTCGACCTGATGATCGGGGTCAACCGGGGCGTTTACGAGGCCGGGGTCTTCCAGGGGCAGGACCTGTACGACAGCCGCGTCTCCCTGATTCAGTACCGCGAACTGTTCAACGCCTTTCCCCAGGTGACTTTCCCCATCTCGGTGCTGGCCAGCGTCACGAATCAGGAACTGACCAGCTACGCCTGGATCTTCCCCAACGTGGTGACCCACGGGCATTGGTGGTACTCCAACGCCCCCGCCTTTCTGGAAGGGGATCTGGCGGCCCGGCTGGAGACCGTGCCGGCCACCAAGCAGATCGGGTACTACAGCGACATGTACAAGCTGGAGTTCGCGCTGCCCAAGTTCGCCATGTACAAGCGAACCTTGGCCAAGGTTCTGGCCGAGCGGTACGTCATCGATCGGGGCTGGCCGGAAGTTCGAGCCGTGGAACTGGGACGGCAGGTGTTGCGCGGCAACGTCGACGCCATCTTCGGGTTTTAG
- a CDS encoding sialidase family protein, translating to MSGWSRCCRLLLVLAAAAGCGPSGAKLVSVQKIWDQAPHSAFTDLVRFQEQWYCTFREGQDHTSHDGSIRVITSADGEVWSSVVHMQPEPGNDLRDPKLGVTPDGRLMLLAAERKSLGGEQEDYNPWVSFSKDGKEWTPREPVGEPDFWLWRVTWHEGTGYGVGYTTREAYSHRNSQQEFARLYKTEDGVRYETHVNVFFSRGYPNESKIVFHEDGTAVCLLRRDGKTDNSAQIGVSEPPYTLWNWKDTGQRIGGPNLIVLPDGRHVISGRLYLPDGDRRTLLWSLDPEAGTVSELLRLPSGGDTSYAGMVWHEGLLWMSYYSTHEEKTSVYLAKVDIPKPEPVEAVGY from the coding sequence ATGTCAGGTTGGAGCCGTTGCTGTCGATTGCTGCTGGTGCTGGCCGCCGCGGCGGGGTGCGGACCTTCCGGCGCCAAGCTGGTTTCGGTCCAGAAGATCTGGGACCAGGCTCCCCACAGCGCCTTCACCGACCTGGTCCGGTTCCAGGAACAGTGGTACTGCACCTTCCGCGAGGGCCAGGATCACACCTCCCATGACGGTTCCATCCGCGTGATCACCTCCGCCGACGGGGAGGTTTGGTCTTCCGTCGTCCACATGCAGCCTGAACCGGGAAACGATCTGAGGGATCCCAAGCTCGGCGTCACACCCGACGGCCGGCTGATGCTGCTGGCCGCGGAGCGGAAGTCGTTGGGCGGCGAACAGGAGGACTACAATCCCTGGGTCTCCTTTTCCAAGGACGGAAAGGAGTGGACACCCCGCGAGCCGGTGGGCGAACCGGACTTCTGGCTCTGGAGGGTGACTTGGCATGAGGGAACCGGCTACGGGGTCGGCTACACGACAAGAGAAGCGTACAGCCATCGCAATAGCCAGCAGGAGTTCGCCCGGCTCTACAAGACGGAAGACGGGGTCCGGTACGAGACGCACGTGAACGTCTTCTTCAGCCGCGGCTACCCCAACGAGTCGAAAATCGTCTTCCATGAGGACGGGACGGCGGTCTGCCTGTTGCGGCGGGACGGAAAGACCGACAACTCGGCCCAGATCGGCGTTTCCGAGCCGCCCTACACGTTGTGGAACTGGAAGGACACGGGTCAGCGCATCGGCGGCCCCAACCTGATCGTCCTGCCGGACGGGCGCCATGTGATCTCGGGCCGGCTCTATCTTCCCGACGGAGACAGAAGAACCCTCCTCTGGTCGCTGGACCCCGAGGCCGGGACCGTCTCCGAGCTGCTCCGCCTCCCGTCCGGCGGGGACACCAGCTACGCGGGGATGGTGTGGCACGAGGGGCTCCTCTGGATGAGCTACTACTCCACGCACGAGGAGAAGACGAGCGTTTACCTGGCCAAGGTGGACATCCCGAAACCGGAGCCGGTGGAGGCTGTGGGCTACTAG
- a CDS encoding tetratricopeptide repeat protein, translated as MSKEDHYLKGMDLFADDRMDEAVAAFDRALEEDSDYGDALHAAAMCCYHNKDLERALRYGLRYRDVEPDNPLAYTSLSMFYHAKGWIQEAEDMGAKAQAAALKQARS; from the coding sequence ATGTCCAAAGAAGACCACTACCTGAAGGGGATGGACCTTTTCGCCGATGACCGCATGGACGAAGCGGTCGCCGCCTTCGACCGGGCGCTGGAAGAGGACTCCGACTACGGCGACGCCCTGCATGCCGCGGCCATGTGCTGCTACCACAACAAGGATCTGGAACGGGCCCTCCGGTACGGCCTGCGCTACCGGGACGTGGAACCGGACAACCCGTTGGCCTACACCAGCTTGTCCATGTTCTACCACGCGAAGGGTTGGATCCAGGAAGCGGAGGACATGGGCGCCAAGGCCCAGGCCGCCGCCCTCAAACAAGCCCGGTCCTGA
- a CDS encoding pitrilysin family protein, protein MKTDRPPPIAALPTPGYPRVPDAVLGNGLRVLTVEEFALPKVSLCLAWPTGRTSDSTGNLALTSLAVELLEEGTETRNSRQIADLMDQLAIHYGTQVRMEQSRLTLTVLVRYLEPALELLADLVLRPAFPEEELEKARSRWRSHLLSQRSQPVFLARERSHAALYRGHPYSRVSFPVSHVEDADRDALLGVHGRLLSPRGALLAFSGAVTPDRAARLAERYLGRWTGEAPPQDRVPLPPAPESRRVMLVHRPHSVQARIVVAGRGLRRGHRDGTPLFLANQVLGGSASSRLFLNLREDKGYTYGAYSVMKWYRRDGVILMGADVRSDVAAESLQESLKEMERLRREPPGTRELNRCRAELTGRFIRVLETSDSVADLEVSRRLDGLPEDHYRNYVQRLQQVTPETIRDTARTYLDSGRTVITVVADRSQVEKDLARFGPVSVYDTDGNRLE, encoded by the coding sequence ATGAAGACGGATCGGCCCCCACCGATAGCGGCGTTGCCGACACCCGGCTATCCAAGGGTTCCGGATGCCGTCCTGGGGAACGGGCTTCGGGTTCTGACGGTGGAGGAATTCGCCCTTCCCAAGGTTTCCCTCTGCCTGGCCTGGCCCACCGGCCGCACCTCCGATTCCACCGGAAACCTGGCCCTGACGAGCCTGGCCGTCGAGCTGTTGGAAGAGGGGACCGAGACCCGGAACTCCCGGCAGATCGCGGACCTCATGGACCAGTTGGCCATTCACTACGGCACCCAGGTCCGAATGGAGCAGAGCCGGCTCACCCTGACGGTGCTGGTCCGCTACCTGGAGCCGGCCCTGGAACTGTTGGCGGACCTGGTGCTGCGCCCGGCATTCCCCGAGGAGGAATTGGAGAAGGCCCGGAGCCGGTGGAGAAGCCACCTTCTGTCGCAGCGATCCCAACCGGTCTTCCTGGCCCGGGAGCGGAGCCATGCCGCCCTCTACCGCGGCCACCCGTATTCGCGAGTCTCGTTTCCCGTGTCGCACGTGGAGGACGCGGACCGCGACGCGTTGCTTGGAGTGCACGGGCGGCTATTGTCGCCGCGCGGAGCTCTGCTTGCCTTCTCGGGAGCCGTGACACCGGACCGGGCCGCACGCCTGGCCGAGCGTTACCTGGGACGCTGGACTGGCGAGGCGCCCCCGCAGGACCGGGTCCCGCTGCCGCCGGCCCCGGAATCACGGCGGGTGATGCTGGTTCACCGGCCTCATTCGGTCCAGGCCCGGATCGTCGTGGCCGGGCGCGGGCTTCGCCGGGGCCACCGGGACGGGACGCCCCTGTTCCTGGCCAATCAGGTCCTGGGGGGCAGCGCCAGCTCCCGTCTCTTCCTGAACCTGCGGGAGGACAAGGGATACACCTACGGGGCCTACAGCGTCATGAAATGGTACCGGCGCGACGGGGTCATCCTCATGGGCGCCGACGTGCGCAGCGACGTGGCGGCCGAGTCGTTGCAGGAGAGCCTGAAGGAGATGGAGCGCCTGAGGCGGGAGCCGCCCGGTACCCGGGAGTTGAACCGTTGCCGGGCGGAGCTGACCGGACGATTCATCCGCGTCCTGGAGACTTCCGATTCGGTGGCGGATCTTGAGGTCAGCCGCCGCCTGGACGGACTCCCGGAAGACCACTACCGGAACTACGTCCAGCGGCTGCAGCAGGTGACTCCGGAGACGATCCGGGATACGGCTCGAACCTATCTGGATTCCGGGCGGACCGTCATCACGGTGGTGGCGGACCGTTCCCAGGTCGAGAAGGACCTGGCGCGTTTTGGCCCCGTGTCGGTCTACGACACGGACGGGAATCGGCTGGAGTAG
- a CDS encoding pitrilysin family protein — protein sequence MKTDPGPAGERLDIPHVQFRQETLSNGLQVILRPHRRVPLVHISLHYRVGSSYEVPGLSGLAHLFEHMMFQGSGNVAKNEHGRYVDEAGGRWNATTSKDRTAYHETLPSNCLDLGLWLEADRMNSLEVTAENFENQRQTVIEEKKQSYDNRPYGRAFLRLDDLAYESWEYAHPIIGAVEDLKRATLADAREFHRTHYGPGNAVLVLSGDLEEAAALESIHRYFGPIPDRTRSGRPVFREPSQQEEKRETIGDPLAVLPLVIIGYHMPPVGSPEYYALSILALLLTDGSSSRLYRQLVYERNWVAGLSAGPNQYRGPGMFDIFLQIQDGVPVDPVLDLVEAELGRLCREVVTPQELEKARNQLAFRFVRRLEKVSDVGEILAHHAVFYGDAGVINREWSRYAETTSEDILRAAAETFRPENRTLLLVEPGQAGQG from the coding sequence ATGAAAACGGATCCCGGCCCGGCAGGAGAACGTCTGGATATCCCACACGTCCAGTTCCGGCAGGAAACCTTGTCCAACGGCCTCCAGGTCATCTTGCGGCCCCACCGCCGCGTCCCCCTGGTGCATATCAGCCTCCACTACCGGGTCGGCTCCTCCTACGAAGTTCCGGGACTTTCGGGTCTCGCCCACCTCTTCGAGCACATGATGTTCCAGGGATCCGGGAACGTGGCCAAAAATGAGCATGGCCGATACGTGGACGAAGCGGGGGGACGCTGGAACGCCACCACCAGCAAGGACCGCACCGCCTACCACGAAACGCTGCCTTCGAATTGCCTGGACCTGGGGCTGTGGCTGGAGGCGGACCGGATGAATTCCCTGGAGGTGACGGCGGAGAATTTCGAGAACCAGAGGCAGACGGTCATCGAAGAGAAGAAGCAGAGTTACGACAACCGGCCCTACGGCCGAGCCTTTCTGAGGCTGGACGACCTGGCCTACGAGAGTTGGGAATACGCCCATCCCATCATCGGCGCCGTCGAAGACCTGAAACGGGCGACCCTGGCCGACGCCAGGGAGTTTCACCGGACGCACTACGGACCGGGAAACGCCGTGCTGGTCCTGTCGGGAGACCTGGAGGAGGCCGCAGCCCTGGAATCGATCCATCGGTACTTCGGCCCGATTCCGGATCGGACACGATCCGGACGGCCGGTATTCCGGGAGCCGTCTCAACAGGAGGAGAAACGGGAGACGATCGGGGACCCCCTGGCCGTGCTGCCCCTGGTCATCATCGGCTACCACATGCCGCCCGTGGGCAGTCCCGAGTACTACGCCCTGAGCATCCTCGCCCTGCTGCTGACGGACGGCTCCTCCTCGCGCCTCTACCGACAACTGGTCTACGAACGGAACTGGGTCGCCGGACTGTCGGCCGGACCCAACCAGTACCGCGGCCCGGGCATGTTCGACATCTTCCTGCAGATTCAGGACGGCGTCCCGGTCGACCCGGTCCTGGACCTGGTCGAGGCCGAGCTGGGCCGGCTGTGCCGGGAGGTGGTGACTCCGCAGGAGCTGGAGAAGGCGCGCAATCAGTTGGCGTTTCGTTTCGTCCGCCGGCTGGAGAAGGTGTCGGACGTGGGCGAGATCCTGGCCCACCACGCCGTGTTCTACGGAGACGCCGGGGTAATCAACCGGGAATGGTCCCGGTATGCCGAGACGACTTCCGAGGATATTCTCCGGGCGGCCGCCGAGACCTTCCGCCCCGAGAACCGCACCCTGCTGCTGGTGGAGCCGGGGCAGGCGGGACAGGGTTGA